A stretch of the Rosa rugosa chromosome 5, drRosRugo1.1, whole genome shotgun sequence genome encodes the following:
- the LOC133709297 gene encoding uncharacterized protein LOC133709297: MMQFAPSEGENALSVVGPRPMDLSTYNVRPGSGPNGKQRTSSLEAPIMLLTGHQSAIYTMKFNPAGTVIASGSHDKEIFLWNVHGECKNFMVLKGHKNAVLDLHWTTDGSQIVSASPDKTVGAWDVETGKRIKKMAEHSSFVNSCHPARRGPPLVVSGSDDGTAKLWDMRVRGAIQTYPDKYQITAVSFSDASDKIFTGGIDNDIKVWDLRKAEVLMTLQGHQDMITGMSLSPDGSYLLTNGMDCKLCIWDMRPYAPQNRCVKIMEGHQHNFEKNLLKCSWSPDGSKVTAGSSDRMVYIWDTTSRRILFMLPGHTGSVNESVFHPNEPIIGSCSSDKQIYLGEI; encoded by the coding sequence ATGATGCAGTTTGCTCCAAGTGAGGGTGAAAATGCTTTGTCTGTAGTTGGTCCCAGGCCAATGGATTTGTCTACATATAATGTTCGCCCTGGATCTGGGCCTAATGGAAAACAAAGGACTTCAAGTTTGGAGGCACCAATCATGCTGCTGACTGGTCATCAAAGTGCTATATACACAATGAAATTTAACCCTGCCGGAACAGTCATAGCATCGGGGTCTCATGACAAGGAAATTTTCTTATGGAATGTTCATGGGGAATGCAAAAACTTCATGGTTTTAAAGGGGCATAAGAATGCTGTGTTGGATCTTCACTGGACAACTGATGGGTCTCAGATAGTATCAGCCAGTCCAGACAAAACTGTGGGGGCATGGGATGTTGAGACgggaaaaagaattaaaaagatGGCAGAACACTCTTCATTTGTGAATTCTTGTCATCCTGCTCGGAGAGGACCACCTCTTGTTGTCAGTGGATCTGATGATGGAACTGCCAAACTATGGGATATGCGTGTGAGGGGTGCCATCCAAACATATCCTGATAAATACCAAATCACAGCAGTCAGCTTCTCGGATGCATCAGATAAAATCTTTACAGGAGGTATTGATAATGATATTAAGGTTTGGGACTTGCGCAAGGCTGAAGTACTGATGACACTTCAAGGACATCAAGATATGATAACAGGTATGTCATTGAGTCCTGATGGCTCTTATCTTCTGACTAATGGAATGGACTGCAAACTCTGCATTTGGGATATGCGCCCGTATGCACCACAAAATCGTTGTGTAAAGATAATGGAAGGGCACCAGCACAACTTTGAAAAGAACTTGTTGAAATGTAGCTGGTCACCTGATGGAAGCAAGGTCACGGCCGGCAGTTCTGATAGGATGGTCTACATATGGGATACTACTTCTCGACGCATCTTGTTTATGCTGCCGGGCCACACTGGATCTGTCAATGAGTCTGTCTTCCACCCCAATGAGCCCATTATTGGATCTTGCAGTAGTGATAAGCAGATATATCTGGGGGAAATCTGA